A portion of the Glycine max cultivar Williams 82 chromosome 10, Glycine_max_v4.0, whole genome shotgun sequence genome contains these proteins:
- the SBZ1 gene encoding bZIP transcription factor protein SBZ1 has protein sequence MDRVFSVDDISDHFWPPPPIPVSGANTSSQMSRSASEWAFQRFIQEASASAPSPPSSSSPADVVFVEIDDQPKPTPPPPSHGGVLPSDPGPVALDSEEYQAFLKSKLNLACAAVAMTRGSLAKSQDPSPFSDGGSQPTNPSLVGSQTTSKGSIPSGNDQSKLQDKDINAPVGIPSIPAIQKKPAVAIRPSTSGSSREQSDDEDIEGETSMNDNTDPADVKRVRRMLSNRESARRSRRRKQAHLTDLETQVSQLRGENSTLLKRLTDVSQKYSDSAVDNRVLKADVETLRAKVKMAEETVKRITGLNPMPHAMSDISSLGLPSFDGRSPSDTSADASVPVQDDPHHHFYQPTLNNPIPSHDPIVNNGLGGISSIENVQQQNAAAVVGGNKIGQTASLQRVASLEHLQKRIRGGPPSEQ, from the exons ATGGATAGGGTATTCTCAGTGGACGATATCTCCGATCATTTCTGGCCGCCGCCTCCGATCCCCGTCTCCGGCGCCAACACCTCCTCTCAGATGAGCCGCAGCGCCTCCGAGTGGGCCTTTCAGCGCTTCATCCAGGAAGCTTCCGCCTCCGCACCCTCTCCTCCGTCTTCTTCCTCCCCCGCCGACGTCGTATTCGTGGAGATCGATGATCAGCCCAAACCCACCCCTCCGCCTCCGTCACACGGCGGCGTTCTGCCCAGTGACCCTGGTCCCGTGGCCCTTGACTCCGAGGAATACCAGGCCTTTCTCAAGAGCAAGCTCAACCTCGCATGCGCCGCCGTCGCCATGACTAGG GGATCTTTGGCTAAATCTCAAGACCCGTCCCCTTTTTCTGATGGTGGATCACAGCCGACTAATCCTTCTCTAGTTGGATCTCAGACTACTTCTAAAG GATCTATTCCTTCTGGAAATGATCAATCTAAGTTACAAGATAAAGATATCAATGCACCAGTTGGGATTCCTTCCATACCTGCCATACAAAAGAAACCTGCTGTTGCAATTAGGCCATCTACAAGTGGATCATCAAGAGAACAGTCAGATGATGAGGACATTGAGGGAGAGACATCTATGAATGACAACACAGACCCTGCTGATGTAAAACGAGTAAGGAG GATGCTATCCAATAGGGAGTCAGCCCGTCGCTCTAGAAGAAGAAAGCAGGCTCATTTAACTGACCTAGAAACACAG GTTTCTCAATTAAGAGGTGAAAATTCTACCTTGTTAAAGCGCCTTACTGATGTTAGTCAGAAATACAGCGACTCTGCTGTTGACAACAGAGTTTTAAAAGCTGATGTTGAAACATTAAGAGCAAAG GTGAAGATGGCTGAAGAGACCGTCAAAAGAATTACTGGGTTGAACCCAATGCCTCATGCCATGTCTGATATATCATCATTGGGCCTGCCATCATTTGATGGAAGAAGCCCTTCAGACACTTCAGCTGATGCATCTGTTCCTGTGCAAGATGATCCACATCATCACTTCTATCAACCCACATTGAATAATCCTATTCCCAGTCATGATCCGATAGTCAACAATGGTTTGGGGGGCATTTCTTCAATTGAAAATGTGCAGCAGCAGAACGCTGCAGCAGTGGTAGGTGGGAACAAGATAGGTCAAACAGCATCCCTGCAGCGGGTGGCTAGCTTGGAACATCTTCAGAAGCGGATTCGTGGTGGACCTCCATCTGAGCAGTAA
- the LOC100780764 gene encoding GDP-mannose 3,5-epimerase-like encodes MGSAGRTDYGAYTYENLEREPYWPSEKLKISITGAGGFIASHIARRLKTEGHYVIASDWKKNEHMTENMFCDEFHLVDLRVMDNCLKVTKGVDHVFNLAADMGGMGFIQSNHSVIMYNNTMISFNMIEAARINGIKRFFYASSACIYPEFKQLETNVSLKESDAWPAEPQDAYGLEKLATEELCKHYNKDFGIECRIGRFHNIYGPFGTWKGGREKAPAAFCRKVITSTDRFEMWGDGLQTRSFTFIDECVEGVLRLTKSDFREPVNIGSDEMVSMNEMAEIILGFENKNIPIHHIPGPEGVRGRNSDNTLIKEKLGWAPTMRLKDGLRITYFWIKEQIEKEKAQGIDISVYGSSKVVQTQAPVQLGSLRAADGKE; translated from the exons ATGGGAAGTGCTGGAAGAACTGATTATGGTGCATACACCTATGAGAATCTTGAGAGAGAGCCTTACTGGCCATCAGAGAAGCTTAAGATTTCCATCACCGGTGCTGGGGGTTTTATCGCATCACACATAGCTCGGCGCCTCAAGACAGAGGGGCATTACGTTATTGCTTCGGATTGGAAGAAAAATGAGCACATGACTGAGAACATGTTCTGTGATGAATTCCATCTTGTTGATCTCAGGGTCATGGATAACTGCCTCAAGGTTACAAAGGGGGTTGATCATGTTTTCAATCTTGCTGCAGACATGGGTGGGATGGGTTTTATTCAGTCTAACCACTCTGTCATTATGTACAACAACACAATGATTAGCTTCAACATGATTGAGGCTGCCAGGATTAACGGCATTAAGAG gTTTTTTTATGCCTCTAGTGCTTGTATCTACCCTGAATTTAAACAGTTGGAAACTAATGTGAGCTTGAAGGAGTCCGATGCATGGCCAGCTGAG CCTCAAGATGCATATGGGCTAGAGAAACTTGCAACAGAGGAATTATGCAAGCACTATAACAAGGATTTTGGAATTGAGTGCCGCATTGGGAGGTTCCACAACATATACGGTCCTTTTGGGACATGGAAAG GTGGAAGGGAGAAGGCTCCTGCTGCTTTTTGTCGTAAAGTAATCACTTCCACTGATAGATTTGAGATGTGGGGAGATGGATTGCAAACACGATCATTTACCTTCATTGATGAGTGTGTTGAAGGTGTGCTTAG ATTGACTAAATCTGACTTCCGAGAGCCAGTAAATATTGGAAGCGATGAGATGGTTAGCATGAATGAGATGGCTGAGATTATTCTTGGCTTTGAGAACAAGAATATTCCTATTCACCACATTCCTGGCCCTGAGGGTGTTCGAGGTCGTAATTCAGACAATACactgataaaagaaaaacttggTTGGGCTCCAACTATGAGGTTGAAG GATGGGTTGAGAATCACATACTTCTGGATTAAGGAGCAGATCGAGAAGGAGAAGGCTCAAGGTATTGATATATCTGTGTATGGGTCTTCCAAAGTGGTGCAGACTCAAGCCCCAGTTCAACTAGGCTCACTTCGAGCTGCAGATGGCAAAGAATGA
- the LOC100780227 gene encoding calmodulin-like protein 8, giving the protein MKEVLSEDLIVEFLEAFCLFDRDGDGCITMEELASALRTLNQNNPRKEELQIMMNEVDMDGSGTIEFGQFLNLMARKMKQSEAEEELKEAFKLFDKDQDGYISPTELLSVMRNIGVKVTEEELEHMIRVADLDGDGRVNYEEFMRMMTI; this is encoded by the exons ATGAAGGAGGTGCTGAGTGAAGATTTGATTGTTGAGTTTCTAGAAGCCTTCTGTCTTTTTGATAGAGATGGAGACG gctGCATAACCATGGAGGAATTAGCTAGTGCACTTAGAACACTGAATCAAAATAATCCTAGGAAGGAAGAGTTGCAAATCATGATGAATGAAGTGGATATGGATGGCAGCGGAACCATAGAATTTGGGCAGTTCTTGAATCTCATGGCCAGAAAAATGAAG CAAAGTGAAGCAGAAGAGGAATTAAAAGAAGCTTTCAAACTGTTTGACAAGGATCAAGATGGTTACATATCACCCACAGAG TTGTTATCTGTGATGAGAAATATTGGAGTGAAGGTCACAGAAGAAGAGCTGGAGCATATGATCAGAGTCGCTGATTTGGATGGTGATGGTCGAGTTAATTATGAAGAGTTCATGAGGATGATGACTATTTAA